The Candidatus Kryptobacter tengchongensis genome contains a region encoding:
- a CDS encoding lipoic acid synthetase has protein sequence MQIKEKRPDWLKIKLQVNDSFTHVRNIVNNYRLHTVCEEARCPNMSECWSRGTATFMILGDTCTRSCGFCAVKTGKPTWFDLDEPKRVAQAVKLMGIKHAVITSVNRDDLKDGGAGIFAETIRQIRKVNPECRVEILIPDFKGDESALDLVIEAKPDILNHNVETVPRLYKIVRPQAKYERSLKVLDYCKRHGLVTKTGMMLGLGETTEEVIEVMKDLRKIDVDILTLGQYLQPTKMHLPVDRYVTPEEFEMLKRIGLEMGFKYVESGPLVRSSYHAESHIIW, from the coding sequence ATGCAAATAAAAGAGAAACGACCAGACTGGCTCAAGATAAAACTTCAGGTTAACGACTCATTTACACATGTGCGAAATATTGTCAATAACTATAGATTGCACACAGTTTGTGAAGAAGCGAGATGCCCAAACATGTCAGAATGCTGGTCAAGGGGAACTGCAACTTTTATGATCCTTGGGGACACATGTACAAGAAGCTGTGGATTTTGTGCGGTTAAAACTGGAAAACCAACCTGGTTTGACCTTGATGAGCCCAAAAGGGTTGCCCAAGCAGTTAAACTTATGGGAATAAAACACGCTGTTATAACCTCGGTTAATAGAGATGACCTTAAAGATGGGGGTGCTGGTATATTTGCGGAAACGATAAGGCAAATAAGAAAAGTTAATCCAGAGTGTAGAGTTGAAATTTTAATTCCGGACTTCAAAGGAGATGAATCTGCACTTGACCTTGTGATTGAAGCAAAACCGGATATCTTAAACCATAATGTTGAAACAGTTCCACGACTTTACAAAATTGTTCGCCCACAGGCAAAATATGAAAGAAGCCTAAAAGTTCTTGATTACTGTAAAAGACATGGGCTTGTCACAAAAACCGGCATGATGCTTGGGCTTGGTGAAACCACTGAAGAAGTTATTGAGGTTATGAAAGATTTAAGAAAAATTGATGTTGATATATTAACACTTGGACAGTATCTTCAGCCAACAAAGATGCATCTACCTGTTGATAGATATGTCACCCCAGAAGAATTTGAAATGCTAAAAAGAATTGGTCTTGAAATGGGCTTTAAATATGTTGAATCAGGTCCTCTTGTTAGAAGTTCATACCATGCGGAATCGCACATAATATGGTGA
- a CDS encoding Membrane protein involved in the export of O-antigen and teichoic acid, which yields MFPQIKQLGKETAIYGVSTIIGRFLNFILVPFYTNVLKPEQYGIVTTIYAYIAFLNIIYSYGMESAYLRFASSLEFGGKKENFSTPFISIFSTSLLFSILIHLFSNEIAKLIDIPQKYAICIKYSAWILFFDAISIIPLAYLRLESKALVFSTIKVVSIVVNVIFNIFLLLKLKLEIYGIFISGLISSCLTFGMLLPVVFQNFSFKFLKNLYIELLKFGLPYIPSGLSAMIIQVIDRPILKALTNDMTVGIYQANYRLGIFMMLFVSMFDYAWRPFFLKNANRPDAKALFSKVMTYFVLSASFLFLLVSFFIDDFVKMKILGKHIIHPDYWGGLGIVPIILIGYLFNGIYVNLIAGIYIEKKTKYLPYITGLGAVANIIGNYTLIPILGIYGSAWATFISYFVMAISLFIIVQKIYPVKYEYANLAKIGISTLICFALYKLINLSLIQLTPAILKLIFLGLFFILTLNLKVLSRGK from the coding sequence ATGTTCCCCCAAATAAAACAACTTGGGAAAGAAACCGCTATATATGGCGTAAGCACGATCATCGGGAGATTTTTAAATTTTATTCTTGTCCCATTTTACACAAATGTTTTAAAACCAGAACAATATGGGATAGTTACTACGATTTACGCTTATATAGCCTTTTTGAATATAATTTATTCCTACGGCATGGAATCGGCATATTTAAGGTTCGCTTCATCGCTTGAGTTTGGAGGTAAGAAAGAAAATTTTAGCACACCCTTTATATCAATTTTTTCTACATCACTGCTATTCTCAATTTTGATTCATCTTTTCTCAAACGAAATTGCAAAGTTAATTGATATTCCACAAAAATATGCAATATGTATAAAATACTCGGCCTGGATTCTATTCTTTGATGCCATTTCCATAATTCCACTTGCTTATCTACGACTTGAAAGCAAAGCGTTAGTTTTTTCAACCATTAAAGTGGTAAGTATAGTCGTAAATGTTATATTTAATATCTTTCTTCTTTTGAAGTTAAAACTTGAAATTTACGGAATTTTCATTAGTGGTCTTATTTCATCCTGTTTGACATTTGGTATGCTCTTACCCGTGGTATTTCAAAACTTTTCGTTTAAATTTTTAAAAAATCTTTACATTGAACTTTTGAAATTTGGCTTGCCGTATATACCCTCAGGATTATCAGCGATGATAATTCAGGTAATTGATCGCCCAATTCTTAAAGCTTTAACTAATGATATGACGGTTGGAATTTATCAAGCGAATTACAGGCTTGGTATTTTTATGATGCTTTTCGTTTCAATGTTTGATTATGCTTGGAGACCATTTTTTTTGAAAAACGCAAACCGTCCAGATGCAAAAGCTCTATTTTCAAAAGTTATGACTTACTTTGTTCTATCAGCATCATTTCTATTTTTACTTGTCTCTTTTTTCATAGATGATTTTGTTAAAATGAAAATTTTGGGGAAACACATAATACATCCAGATTATTGGGGTGGGCTCGGGATTGTGCCAATTATTTTAATCGGATATCTCTTCAACGGAATTTATGTTAATTTGATAGCGGGAATCTATATAGAGAAAAAAACAAAATATCTTCCTTACATCACTGGACTTGGCGCAGTTGCAAACATAATTGGAAACTATACGCTTATACCGATTTTGGGAATTTATGGATCTGCTTGGGCAACATTCATAAGTTATTTTGTGATGGCGATTTCACTTTTCATAATAGTTCAAAAAATTTATCCCGTAAAATATGAATATGCAAACTTAGCAAAAATTGGCATCTCAACCCTTATTTGCTTCGCTCTCTACAAACTCATCAATCTAAGTTTGATACAACTCACACCTGCAATTTTAAAGTTGATATTTTTAGGTTTATTTTTTATCTTAACTTTAAACTTGAAGGTTCTTTCCCGTGGAAAATAG